Below is a genomic region from Solirubrobacterales bacterium.
CGCCTATCTCGCCCAGGGAGGAGAGCCACTCGCGGGGAACCGCCAACCAGCCGGTCACTTCGGCACCTGCAGCTCGGGATGGGTGGCGAGCAGGGTCTGGGTGAAGACGTAGTTGAAGGCAAAGACGCCCAGGAAGGCGATCACCACCGCCTCGTTCACCGCCCGCCCCACCCCGGCGGCGCCCCCGGAGGCGTTCA
It encodes:
- a CDS encoding ABC transporter permease, translating into NASGGAAGVGRAVNEAVVIAFLGVFAFNYVFTQTLLATHPELQVPK